One Dermatophagoides farinae isolate YC_2012a chromosome 1, ASM2471394v1, whole genome shotgun sequence genomic region harbors:
- the LOC124491762 gene encoding uncharacterized protein LOC124491762 — MNENCRKVAISSLIDDHDDDQIVNIEKLLKQVLNDTFDQLQSFIMKKFNMIIDSDTMNMIRANLNNNNRLYTIDNNNNNDLDSLHQLIRSISDEISYISNNSNGNVDDDDGKKDKSLSVVNIGGDFINDNHNNNGQSDQQSVSSSSSSSCNHYWQFWYWKSDQWYIEWDYGLQTLGRPFNGRQRLLWLLDQLIPLSDIVIPSDYSIFRELIRPKWEDSFNLNGGAWIIEFERCSSITDMELMENIWRSLVEFVVEKHCNNDDDHGHLEHMCGIKISNRFKVFIISIWIDTCYDLSIILYIGHRIQSIINQIIDRNRQIKLSLPDLDSKLLLSSTSSPLLLFRSHMISRKIAAKKDSVTATNKSNAAAINNFRGKNMFRVL, encoded by the exons atgaatgaaaactgTCGAAAAGTAGCCATTTCTTCTTTGATtgatgaccatgatgatgatcagattgttaatattgaaaaactATTGAAACAAGTACTGAATGATACATTTGatcaattacaatcatttataatgaaaaaattcaatatgatAATAGATTCGGATACAATGAATATGATTCGTGCAAatctgaataataataatcgattatataccatcgataataataataataatgatctaGATTCATTACATCAATTAATTCGATCAATTTCTGATGAAATTTCATacatttcaaacaattcTAACGgtaatgttgatgacgatgatggcaAAAAAGACAAATCTTTATCAGTTGTAAATATAGGTGGTGAttttattaatgataatcataacaaCAATGGCCAAAGTGATCAACAGagtgtttcatcatcatcatcatcatcatgtaatcATTATTGGCAATTCTGGTATTGGAAATCTGATCAATGGTATATTGAATGGGATTATGGTCTACAAACATTAGGACGACCATTTAATGGTCGACAACGATTATTGTGGTTATTGGATCAATTAATTCCATTATCAGATATTg TCATTCCAAGTGATTATTCCATTTTTCGGGAATTAATTCGTCCAAAATGGgaagattcattcaatctaaATGGTGGTGCATggattattgaatttgaacGCTGTTCATCCATTACCGATATGGAattgatggaaaatattTGGCGTTCATTGGTTGAATTTGTTGTGGAAAAAcattgtaataatgatgatgatcatggccATCTTGAACATATGTGTGGAATAAAAATTAGCAATCGATTCaaagtttttattatttccatttgGATCGATACATGTTATGA cCTGTCAATCATTCTGTATATTGGTCATCGaatacaatcaataatcaatcaaataattgatCGAAATCGACagataaaattatcattaccagATTTGGATTCAAagttattattgtcatccacatcatcaccattattattgtttcgtTCACATATGatttcaagaaaaattgCTGCCAAAAAAGATTCTGTTACCGCCACTAATAAAAGTAATGCTGCTGctattaataattttcgtGGTAAAAACATGTTCCGGGTTTTGTGA